One part of the Podarcis muralis chromosome 3, rPodMur119.hap1.1, whole genome shotgun sequence genome encodes these proteins:
- the LOC144327334 gene encoding uncharacterized protein LOC144327334 isoform X1 encodes MLGRAQPRNEPRHFPSERVSFSGAQGRTLAQLQPALGYSTQGSAGTSRKRKRKSPRRRARPGRPGGRGVRDCLALEQLYQSLTVLGCCKDLLLCLSLKVKACRDEVVVQRCLAALSECASTGQGNLLGLAVEAARARWLY; translated from the exons ATGCTGGGCAGAGCGCAACCACGGAACGAACCTCGCCATTTCCCCAGTGAGCGTGTCTCTTTCTCTGGGGCGCAAGGGAGGACATTGGCCCAACTGCAGCCTGCTCTGGGATACAGCACTCAGG GCTCCGCTGGCAcctcaaggaaaaggaaaagaaagtcaCCCAGAAG aaGAGCTCGTCCTGGAAGACCTGGAGGAAGAGGCGTAAGAGACTGTTTGGCATTGGAGCAGCTTTATCAATCGTTAACAGTTCTTGGCTGTTGTAAAGATTTGCTTTTGTGTCTTTCCTTGAAGGTGAAAGCTTGCAGAGATGAAGTTGTAGTGCAGCGTTGTCTTGCTGCCCTGTCAGAATGCGCCAGCACAGGCCAAGGCAATTTGCTGGGCctagcagtggaagcagcacgtGCCAG ATGGCTGTACTGA
- the LOC144327334 gene encoding uncharacterized protein LOC144327334 isoform X2: MLGRAQPRNEPRHFPSERVSFSGAQGRTLAQLQPALGYSTQGFEDCEEHFPKWPKKIIKCALSPSPPPCPPPAPPAPPPADPFSKGPERLRWHLKEKEKKVTQKKSSSWKTWRKRRKRLFGIGAALSIVNSSWLL; encoded by the exons ATGCTGGGCAGAGCGCAACCACGGAACGAACCTCGCCATTTCCCCAGTGAGCGTGTCTCTTTCTCTGGGGCGCAAGGGAGGACATTGGCCCAACTGCAGCCTGCTCTGGGATACAGCACTCAGG gCTTCGAAGATTGCGAAGAGCATTTTCCCAAAtggccaaaaaaaataataaagtgtgCCCTCTCCCCGagtcctcccccctgccccccgcccgcccctcctgctcctcctcccgcGGACCCCTTTTCCAAAGGACCAGAAAG GCTCCGCTGGCAcctcaaggaaaaggaaaagaaagtcaCCCAGAAG aaGAGCTCGTCCTGGAAGACCTGGAGGAAGAGGCGTAAGAGACTGTTTGGCATTGGAGCAGCTTTATCAATCGTTAACAGTTCTTGGCTGTTGTAA